From Planctomycetota bacterium, one genomic window encodes:
- a CDS encoding FAD-dependent oxidoreductase → MKLLKTDVLICGGGCAGLCAALASARNGAETLVVERAGFAGGIITAVGLPYFDGVAHKKDRRLVLGGIPIELLVRSGICQAGDTHVTKYNPTISNIERFKLLADQMFMAEAPRLQVLYHTQVCDVKADGGRIQEVILANKDGLVRVQAREVVDCTGDGDVAAWSGAPVIKTQPLQPLTLHFRIGNVKKSPDMQKLCRAQLEVAHQAGELPNYYGPGMMFMFAPNEVYLHAIRVPGDASDAADLTRCEMQGRADAWTMFERWKANVPGFEDSYFLMASPFIGVRETRRIVGQHVLHESDIQQGRKFDDAVATGCWYLDIHPQTATSGSAWHEEPDFPAPYDIPYRSIQPKQIENLLVAGRCHSATALASSSSRVTATAMAMGQAAGTAAALAVETKKSTGELAGVAVRRRLEAQHAGPWVGA, encoded by the coding sequence ATGAAGCTGCTGAAGACCGATGTGTTGATCTGTGGCGGTGGGTGCGCCGGCTTGTGCGCGGCATTGGCCTCGGCCCGCAACGGCGCTGAGACCCTGGTCGTCGAACGGGCGGGCTTTGCCGGGGGCATCATCACCGCCGTCGGGTTGCCCTACTTCGACGGCGTGGCTCACAAGAAGGATCGCCGCCTGGTTCTGGGGGGCATCCCGATCGAGTTGCTGGTCCGCTCCGGTATCTGTCAGGCGGGCGATACGCACGTCACTAAGTACAACCCCACGATCAGCAATATCGAGCGGTTCAAGCTGCTGGCCGATCAGATGTTCATGGCCGAAGCGCCGCGCCTGCAGGTGCTGTATCACACGCAAGTCTGTGACGTGAAAGCCGACGGCGGAAGGATACAAGAGGTGATCTTGGCCAACAAAGATGGCCTCGTTCGCGTGCAGGCCCGGGAAGTCGTCGATTGCACCGGCGACGGCGACGTGGCGGCCTGGTCGGGCGCGCCGGTCATCAAGACCCAGCCATTGCAGCCACTAACGCTGCACTTTCGTATCGGCAACGTCAAGAAGTCGCCCGACATGCAAAAACTCTGCCGCGCGCAACTTGAGGTGGCGCACCAGGCCGGCGAACTGCCCAACTATTATGGCCCTGGCATGATGTTCATGTTTGCGCCGAACGAAGTCTATTTGCACGCCATTCGTGTGCCGGGCGACGCCAGCGACGCGGCCGACCTGACGCGGTGCGAAATGCAAGGTCGCGCCGACGCTTGGACCATGTTCGAGCGTTGGAAAGCGAACGTGCCCGGCTTCGAGGACTCGTATTTCTTAATGGCCTCGCCGTTCATCGGCGTCCGCGAGACGCGACGCATCGTCGGACAGCACGTGCTGCACGAGAGCGACATTCAGCAAGGTCGCAAGTTCGACGACGCCGTGGCCACCGGCTGCTGGTACTTGGACATTCATCCCCAGACCGCTACCAGCGGCTCGGCCTGGCACGAAGAGCCCGACTTCCCGGCGCCGTACGACATTCCCTATCGCTCGATTCAGCCAAAACAGATCGAGAATCTGCTCGTGGCCGGCCGGTGTCACTCGGCCACGGCTCTGGCCTCTTCGTCGTCGCGCGTAACGGCCACAGCTATGGCCATGGGCCAGGCTGCCGGCACGGCGGCGGCGCTGGCCGTGGAAACTAAGAAGTCGACCGGCGAACTCGCCGGGGTCGCCGTCCGCCGCCGCCTCGAAGCGCAACACGCCGGCCCCTGGGTCGGCGCGTGA
- a CDS encoding type II secretion system F family protein, whose product MTRELWFGLFFLASSAAGAIAAARHFALRRRTLERLDEGLHTAETETAAEEEHEPPRLFARRHYVIPWGVALAVLVVLHWVVGLPWAFAGAFAAIVGLLGTQLDAALLTWTSDRIEAQLADAIDLMISALRVGAALPVALEQALQEARVPLKPQLEELLGRIRLGDDPIAAFNALSERVPLETFRLFSMALSVHWGVGGSLTGTLANVGRTIRQRIEVSRRLRALTTQARTSIVAIMGSTYFIAVLMWRNDPERMANFLDTSVGASLAAVAIVLQAVGMVWISYLSKPRF is encoded by the coding sequence GTGACGCGCGAGCTATGGTTCGGGCTGTTCTTTCTGGCCAGCAGTGCCGCCGGCGCGATCGCCGCCGCGCGGCATTTTGCCTTGCGCCGCCGAACGCTCGAGCGCCTGGACGAAGGACTGCACACGGCCGAGACCGAAACCGCGGCCGAGGAGGAACACGAGCCGCCGCGGCTGTTCGCCCGGCGTCACTACGTGATTCCGTGGGGTGTGGCCCTGGCGGTGTTGGTGGTGCTGCACTGGGTGGTTGGGCTGCCGTGGGCCTTTGCCGGCGCGTTCGCGGCGATTGTCGGCTTGCTGGGAACCCAACTCGACGCCGCGCTGCTCACGTGGACCTCGGATCGGATCGAAGCCCAGTTGGCCGACGCGATCGACTTGATGATCAGCGCGCTGCGCGTTGGCGCCGCCCTGCCGGTGGCGCTGGAGCAAGCGTTGCAAGAAGCCCGGGTGCCGCTGAAGCCGCAGCTTGAAGAGTTGCTCGGGCGCATTCGCCTGGGGGACGACCCAATCGCGGCCTTCAACGCGCTGTCCGAGCGCGTGCCACTCGAAACGTTCCGGCTGTTCAGCATGGCACTGTCGGTCCACTGGGGTGTCGGCGGCAGCTTGACCGGCACGTTGGCCAACGTGGGACGGACGATTCGCCAGCGGATCGAAGTCTCGCGCCGTCTGCGCGCGCTGACCACCCAGGCGCGAACGTCGATCGTGGCGATCATGGGCTCGACGTACTTCATTGCCGTGCTGATGTGGCGCAACGATCCCGAGCGCATGGCGAACTTTTTGGATACCTCGGTCGGCGCGTCGCTGGCCGCGGTGGCCATCGTGCTGCAAGCGGTCGGCATGGTCTGGATATCCTACTTGAGCAAACCCCGGTTCTAA
- a CDS encoding pilus assembly protein: MSTPITVQQQITNRSRIRAKSDRSRRRFRRGSAMIWFAIFVFVIFAFAALVADLGQAFVARRQMQSAVNTAALEGLRYRDNVPSDWLDGSSAWATGVLWPAVGDPPGTDSPEFVTWRENARRIAASSAAATVMPTYTRTTNGQTLTLTGGMQLPGTDFYASQTVVLDAATSVSLQMNPSNVASGDLVAGQFVTDSSIADTYQSLSPAAYHAEPQVESSDPYSRYDFTPASDATHSSTASSFLARLRRTGETFSDNLESSSGPTVPYFFGRAGIGGSADPTAFWNQRATGIKVRATAIADAVMALSVGAAISPTLPLPDEPTDLDKYGIVGAAPFAIYANSWSLLSAGTSSLATVASDGTISTPTGQIGFVTNGGQTSTMSAGMTLSSGTCAPTSFVGSMFAGSTSVGMLADSSGTSTWATIVPLIQKPVSGETSTTLYVVGFGLVTLSLPQNDTFSLTPKPSQVMQQNVSAAFIRRPDDGVNASELILHGKALTNRVLTPALVRSVSVAVPPSP; encoded by the coding sequence GTGAGCACGCCTATTACTGTCCAGCAGCAAATCACCAATCGCTCTCGTATTCGAGCAAAATCTGATCGTTCGCGGCGACGTTTTCGCCGCGGCTCGGCGATGATCTGGTTCGCTATTTTCGTGTTCGTGATCTTCGCGTTCGCGGCGCTCGTAGCCGACCTGGGCCAAGCCTTCGTCGCCCGCCGGCAAATGCAGTCGGCCGTGAATACCGCCGCGCTCGAAGGTTTGCGGTACCGTGATAACGTCCCTAGCGATTGGCTAGACGGTAGCTCCGCGTGGGCGACCGGCGTATTGTGGCCGGCAGTGGGAGATCCCCCCGGCACTGATTCACCAGAATTTGTCACGTGGCGCGAAAACGCACGGCGAATCGCAGCTAGTTCCGCCGCTGCCACAGTAATGCCGACCTATACACGCACGACCAATGGCCAAACGCTGACGTTAACCGGTGGCATGCAATTGCCCGGCACCGACTTCTACGCCTCACAAACCGTGGTGCTCGATGCCGCAACGAGTGTGTCGCTGCAAATGAATCCGTCGAATGTCGCATCGGGTGATCTGGTCGCGGGACAATTCGTGACCGACAGCAGCATTGCCGACACGTACCAGTCGCTGAGCCCCGCGGCTTATCATGCAGAACCTCAGGTGGAGAGCAGCGATCCATATTCGCGTTACGACTTCACACCAGCCAGCGATGCTACGCACTCATCGACTGCAAGCAGCTTCCTGGCACGTCTAAGGCGCACCGGCGAGACATTCAGCGACAACCTGGAATCCTCCTCCGGTCCTACCGTCCCGTATTTCTTTGGACGCGCCGGCATCGGAGGTTCGGCTGATCCCACGGCGTTTTGGAATCAGCGCGCAACAGGCATCAAAGTTCGCGCGACGGCGATCGCCGATGCCGTCATGGCCTTGTCAGTTGGTGCCGCGATCTCGCCGACACTCCCGCTTCCTGATGAACCAACCGATCTTGATAAATACGGTATCGTCGGGGCAGCTCCGTTTGCGATTTACGCAAATTCCTGGTCCTTGCTTAGCGCCGGGACATCTTCATTAGCCACGGTAGCGTCCGACGGGACAATTAGTACGCCGACAGGCCAGATCGGCTTTGTCACGAACGGCGGCCAGACTTCGACGATGAGCGCTGGAATGACCTTGAGCAGTGGCACATGTGCTCCGACCTCCTTCGTTGGCTCGATGTTCGCCGGCTCAACCAGCGTTGGCATGCTCGCTGACTCGTCCGGAACGAGCACTTGGGCAACGATCGTCCCGTTAATCCAGAAACCAGTAAGCGGCGAAACATCAACTACTTTGTATGTTGTTGGATTTGGTCTCGTCACGCTGTCGTTGCCCCAAAATGACACGTTCTCGTTGACGCCGAAACCAAGTCAAGTCATGCAGCAGAATGTCTCCGCAGCTTTCATTCGCCGACCCGACGATGGTGTAAATGCCAGCGAGTTGATCTTGCATGGCAAAGCACTGACTAATCGAGTACTCACCCCCGCGTTGGTTCGATCCGTGTCGGTAGCCGTGCCCCCTAGCCCCTAA
- a CDS encoding type II secretion system F family protein, which translates to MPASIQTLLVLGMLLVAAVSLFAWAAQRLALRGRTLDRLFSEQESNEPLPAEDQQGWLKHWLFLAGRRGPNAVAVYVGSTLVFCIGGGLLALAFTLYGNLPQMARVAQAIPGGVGDVALPLIYGAPWIALVCLASIPTLLVRAARRQRVREIEEDLPLVLDLLATLAEAGLGLDSAIDRVLGSLEAHRTLPRELSAFQRDVLAGRPRVDSLRWLSRRVGMTWFSIFISAVVQAEQIGAGLADVLKIQAEDLRQRRKEQALAFAMSTPIKLLVPMVVCFMPGVLLSALGPAFYEIFRVLDSMSQSAR; encoded by the coding sequence ATGCCTGCGTCGATCCAAACCTTGCTGGTGCTGGGAATGCTGCTGGTGGCGGCGGTCTCGCTATTTGCCTGGGCGGCGCAACGATTAGCTTTGCGCGGGCGGACGCTCGATCGGTTGTTCAGCGAGCAAGAGTCGAACGAGCCGCTACCGGCCGAGGACCAGCAGGGCTGGCTCAAGCACTGGTTGTTCCTGGCCGGCCGTCGCGGCCCGAACGCCGTGGCGGTCTATGTGGGAAGCACGCTAGTGTTTTGCATCGGCGGCGGACTGCTGGCGCTGGCGTTTACCCTATACGGCAACTTGCCGCAAATGGCCCGCGTGGCCCAAGCGATTCCCGGCGGCGTCGGCGACGTGGCGTTGCCGCTGATTTACGGAGCGCCGTGGATCGCGCTGGTTTGCCTGGCGTCGATTCCGACACTCTTAGTCCGTGCGGCACGGCGGCAGCGCGTGCGCGAGATCGAAGAAGACCTGCCGCTGGTGCTTGACCTGCTGGCCACGTTGGCCGAAGCGGGGCTCGGGCTCGACAGCGCCATCGACCGGGTGCTCGGTTCGCTCGAGGCCCATCGTACCTTGCCACGCGAGCTGAGCGCGTTTCAGCGCGATGTACTGGCCGGCCGGCCGCGCGTCGATTCGCTCCGCTGGCTGAGCCGGCGCGTGGGGATGACCTGGTTTTCGATCTTCATTTCGGCCGTGGTTCAGGCCGAGCAAATCGGCGCCGGCCTGGCCGACGTGCTGAAGATTCAGGCCGAAGATCTGCGTCAACGCCGCAAGGAGCAGGCGCTGGCGTTCGCCATGTCGACGCCGATCAAGTTGCTGGTGCCGATGGTCGTCTGCTTCATGCCGGGCGTGCTGCTGTCGGCGCTGGGCCCGGCGTTTTATGAAATCTTCCGCGTCCTCGACAGCATGAGCCAGTCGGCGCGATGA
- a CDS encoding CpaF family protein — MNDHGIGNPGQGEKGASHDDSRQKLIRAHNALPTERIRSSAPRVTSDAVRAAEPAARTDRVEYQMVKARLHQQLLDELNDQNLLTAGDAPLHDAVVAFTARVLDDLDLPLNDNERKRLADDLLEETLGVGPLAPLMADPAVTDILVNRADMVYVERFGRLEQTNVRFRDTEHLVRIIQRIAARIGRRIDDASPMVDARLTDGSRVNATLPPATIDGPTLSIRRFGRRRLNSTELMRLKMYSPAMLEFMRAVVIGRRNVLISGGTGSGKTTYLGAVSEAIPGNERIVTIEDAAELVLDQEHVVRMETRPMNIEGRGRITARDLVINALRMRPDRIIVGEVRGPEALDMLQAMNTGHDGSLTTVHANSPRDALARIETMVLMAGVDLPSRAIREQMTSALQLIVQVRRYEDGVRRVESIAEITGLEGLTPQLQEIFRFERRGRTPRAVQGEFVATGVVPRMVEELRERGQDIPISLFQKG; from the coding sequence ATGAACGACCACGGCATTGGCAATCCTGGTCAGGGTGAAAAGGGGGCGAGCCACGACGACTCGCGTCAGAAGCTGATTCGCGCGCACAACGCGCTGCCGACTGAGCGAATTCGTTCCAGCGCCCCGCGCGTGACCAGCGACGCCGTCCGCGCGGCCGAGCCGGCCGCGCGCACCGACCGAGTCGAATACCAGATGGTCAAGGCGCGGCTGCACCAGCAGTTGCTCGACGAGCTGAACGACCAGAATTTGCTGACGGCCGGCGACGCGCCGTTGCACGACGCCGTGGTGGCGTTCACGGCCCGAGTGCTCGACGACCTGGACCTGCCGCTCAACGACAACGAGCGTAAGCGGCTGGCCGATGACTTGCTGGAAGAGACGCTCGGCGTCGGGCCGCTGGCGCCGCTAATGGCCGACCCGGCTGTGACCGATATCCTGGTCAACCGCGCGGACATGGTGTACGTCGAACGTTTCGGCCGCCTGGAACAGACGAACGTCCGGTTCCGCGATACGGAACACCTGGTCAGAATCATTCAACGGATCGCGGCCCGCATCGGCCGGCGCATCGACGACGCTTCGCCGATGGTCGACGCCCGCTTGACCGACGGCAGCCGTGTAAACGCCACGCTGCCGCCGGCCACGATCGACGGGCCGACGCTGTCGATTCGCCGCTTCGGCCGCCGCCGCTTGAATAGCACCGAGCTGATGCGGCTGAAGATGTATTCGCCGGCCATGCTTGAGTTCATGCGGGCCGTGGTCATCGGCCGGCGCAACGTGCTGATCTCCGGCGGCACCGGCTCGGGCAAGACGACGTACCTGGGGGCGGTCAGCGAAGCAATCCCCGGCAACGAACGAATCGTCACCATCGAAGACGCCGCCGAATTGGTTCTCGACCAGGAACACGTCGTCCGCATGGAAACGCGGCCGATGAATATCGAAGGGCGCGGGCGGATCACCGCGCGCGACCTGGTGATCAACGCCCTGCGCATGCGCCCCGACCGGATCATCGTCGGCGAAGTCCGCGGACCCGAGGCCCTCGACATGCTGCAAGCTATGAACACCGGCCACGATGGCAGCCTGACCACGGTCCATGCTAACAGCCCGCGCGACGCGCTGGCGCGCATCGAGACGATGGTGCTGATGGCGGGGGTCGATTTGCCGTCGCGAGCCATTCGCGAGCAGATGACCTCGGCGCTACAACTCATCGTGCAAGTCCGCCGCTACGAAGATGGCGTTCGCCGCGTCGAAAGCATTGCCGAGATTACCGGCCTGGAAGGGCTGACGCCGCAGTTGCAGGAGATTTTTCGCTTCGAGCGCCGCGGTCGGACGCCGCGCGCCGTGCAAGGCGAGTTTGTCGCCACGGGCGTCGTGCCACGGATGGTCGAAGAGCTGCGCGAGCGCGGCCAGGACATCCCAATATCCCTGTTTCAAAAGGGGTAA
- a CDS encoding DUF192 domain-containing protein — MKTPSYQLVQVATGEVIVARLEVADSFWPRFRGLQLRRLAADAGLLIVPCRSVHTCFMLAPIDVVMLDRAGRVVSMVSSLKPWRMFTGPGDVFATLELPAGTCRLKVGDQVRLVGDGSAVERYFK, encoded by the coding sequence ATGAAGACGCCCAGTTACCAACTGGTGCAGGTGGCGACGGGCGAGGTGATCGTCGCGCGGCTGGAGGTGGCCGATTCGTTCTGGCCGCGCTTCCGTGGGTTGCAACTGCGCCGGCTGGCTGCGGACGCGGGCTTGTTGATCGTCCCGTGCCGCTCGGTCCACACCTGTTTCATGCTCGCGCCAATCGACGTCGTGATGCTCGATCGAGCGGGACGCGTCGTCAGCATGGTATCGTCGTTGAAACCTTGGCGGATGTTCACCGGCCCGGGCGATGTGTTCGCCACGCTGGAACTACCGGCGGGGACGTGTCGCCTGAAGGTCGGCGATCAGGTGCGCCTGGTTGGAGACGGCTCGGCGGTCGAGCGCTACTTCAAGTAG
- a CDS encoding DUF2156 domain-containing protein translates to MPTLAQIESSPELARRFSYLRRYGQHSTGYFTLQPGLDAFFVERLGFVSYQRWSEGVTTLGGLLPRAFVLSEPIALPEHRITLLEQFLAHVKSACFLQLSAATAHWLGQCGYKIVPMGTEVDIDLASFTLAGSRRRNLRQTVQSARRHGLHVVELTAAEARNLPVEELSQRWMQRRRTRNRELRFLTRPLVTEAEHDVRRFFAFADDTLLGYVHFDPLYENEQTIGYTANIVRTHPDAPSGTADLIKVTAIEQFRSEGKRTLALGYCPLGGMRADDPLANNSFLAWLCQMCGRYANWLYSFRGLYFHKHRYAGEERPVYFATRTSAILDCLRTFQLCGVL, encoded by the coding sequence ATGCCCACGCTCGCTCAAATTGAATCGAGCCCCGAACTCGCGCGCCGCTTCAGCTATCTGCGGCGCTACGGTCAGCACTCGACCGGATACTTCACGCTGCAGCCGGGACTCGACGCCTTCTTTGTCGAGCGGCTCGGCTTTGTTTCGTATCAGCGTTGGTCCGAAGGGGTGACCACGCTCGGCGGGTTGTTGCCGCGCGCGTTTGTGCTGTCCGAGCCGATCGCGCTGCCCGAGCATCGCATCACGCTGCTCGAACAGTTTCTGGCCCACGTCAAGAGCGCGTGCTTCCTGCAATTGTCGGCCGCCACGGCACACTGGCTGGGACAGTGCGGCTACAAGATCGTGCCCATGGGGACCGAGGTCGACATCGACCTGGCCAGCTTCACCCTCGCCGGTTCGCGGCGGCGCAACCTGCGCCAGACAGTTCAGTCGGCGCGACGCCACGGCCTTCACGTCGTTGAGCTTACCGCGGCCGAAGCGCGCAACTTGCCGGTCGAAGAACTGTCACAGCGCTGGATGCAGCGCCGGCGGACCAGGAATCGCGAACTGCGTTTCCTGACGCGGCCGCTGGTGACCGAGGCCGAGCACGACGTGCGGCGGTTCTTCGCCTTTGCCGACGACACGCTGCTGGGCTACGTCCACTTCGATCCGCTGTATGAAAACGAGCAGACCATCGGCTACACGGCCAACATCGTGCGAACCCATCCCGACGCGCCCAGCGGCACGGCCGACCTGATCAAGGTGACGGCCATCGAGCAGTTCCGCAGCGAAGGGAAGCGGACCCTGGCGCTGGGCTATTGCCCGCTGGGAGGCATGCGGGCCGACGACCCGCTGGCCAACAATTCGTTCCTGGCCTGGCTCTGTCAGATGTGCGGCCGCTATGCGAACTGGCTGTACAGCTTTCGCGGGCTTTATTTTCACAAGCACCGCTACGCGGGCGAAGAGCGGCCCGTCTACTTCGCCACGCGCACGTCGGCCATCCTCGACTGCCTGCGGACATTTCAACTCTGCGGCGTGCTGTAA
- a CDS encoding AAA family ATPase, with the protein MQPHVLIIGDDRSLGEEARAALNAVRTIEPVIRVVAGGRTGIEQARIWQPHLAFLEIDTDLALARQQIAELLAASPRTHVVGVYRPDLFEYEAQQSALLIEAVRAGARDFLRRPLSSSDVDALVQRLAQAGQTGQSRVGRLVSFMSNKGGVGKSTLSVNVACSLAATRPDRVLLVDTCLQVGGCASLLDLKPETTLADAARQRDRLDETLIRQLAVPHHSGLHVLAAPADAIEGADITDEVVSRVLVLARRTYDYVIVDTIPSLDRVAMAVLDLSDLTYLVFENVVPTLLGAAKLLQLLNKLGVPAERQRLVLNRVQWIAGNPRPVEAAERLGRAVDHIVRFDRRIIAAANVGEPFALTAGRFTKRARDLAKIVREIERLAPGAPIEPEAQAATTETVASGDAR; encoded by the coding sequence ATGCAGCCGCACGTTTTGATCATTGGTGATGATCGCTCCCTCGGCGAAGAAGCGCGGGCGGCCTTGAACGCCGTGCGCACCATCGAGCCGGTGATCCGCGTCGTCGCCGGCGGCCGCACGGGCATCGAGCAGGCCCGCATCTGGCAGCCGCATCTGGCCTTCTTGGAAATCGACACCGACTTGGCGCTCGCCCGGCAGCAGATCGCCGAGCTATTGGCCGCGTCGCCGCGCACGCACGTGGTCGGCGTCTATCGTCCCGATTTGTTCGAGTACGAAGCCCAGCAGAGCGCACTGTTGATCGAAGCGGTTCGCGCCGGGGCACGCGACTTCTTGCGCCGCCCCCTTTCGAGCAGCGATGTCGACGCCCTGGTCCAGCGCCTGGCCCAGGCGGGTCAAACTGGCCAGTCGCGCGTCGGCCGGCTGGTCAGCTTCATGAGCAACAAAGGGGGCGTCGGCAAAAGCACTTTGTCGGTCAACGTGGCGTGCAGTCTGGCGGCGACGCGCCCCGATCGGGTGTTGTTGGTCGACACGTGTCTGCAAGTCGGCGGCTGCGCGAGTTTGCTCGATCTGAAGCCCGAGACCACGCTGGCCGACGCCGCGCGCCAGCGCGACCGGCTGGACGAGACGCTGATCCGTCAACTGGCGGTCCCGCATCACAGCGGCTTGCACGTGCTGGCCGCGCCGGCCGACGCCATCGAAGGGGCCGACATCACCGACGAGGTGGTCTCGCGCGTCCTCGTGCTGGCCCGGCGGACGTACGACTATGTGATCGTCGACACGATCCCGTCGCTCGATCGCGTGGCAATGGCCGTGCTCGATCTCAGCGATCTAACGTATCTGGTATTCGAGAACGTCGTACCGACGCTGTTGGGGGCGGCCAAGCTGCTGCAACTGCTGAACAAACTCGGCGTGCCGGCCGAGCGGCAACGCTTGGTGCTAAACCGCGTGCAGTGGATCGCCGGCAATCCCCGCCCCGTCGAAGCGGCCGAGCGGCTGGGCCGAGCGGTCGATCATATCGTCCGCTTCGACCGTCGCATCATCGCGGCCGCCAACGTCGGCGAGCCGTTCGCGCTGACCGCGGGTCGCTTCACCAAGCGGGCTCGCGATCTGGCGAAGATTGTGCGCGAGATCGAGCGTCTGGCCCCCGGCGCACCGATCGAGCCCGAGGCGCAGGCCGCGACGACTGAAACAGTGGCCAGTGGAGACGCACGATGA
- a CDS encoding B12-binding domain-containing radical SAM protein has protein sequence MADIVLVNPRFEISYWGLEMALPLMRKKANLPTACLPLLAALTPGEHTITLVDENVEDIDFDRLARADIVGVTGMSVQRMRMREILRELKARDVFTAVGGPWVTVQEDYFGDLADVIFIGEAEETWPKFLADWQQGRHQERYEQLEKTDMTRVPTPRFDLLKNEHYAFGSLQFSRGCPFQCEFCDIIVTFGRRPRLKTAPQIRRELDALLAQKMDLALIVDDNLIGNKQAIKPLLKEVADWQREHGFPFNFFTEASLDLADDEELMQGMIEANITAVFIGIESPNEASLRETKKFQNVRPGRTLVERVHAVQDAGLDVWCGMIIGFDHDDAQVFEQQRKFLEESRIIHAMVGMLAAIPKTPLHKRLAAEGRLDESDPPEYGTNIVPAQMTRAELRDGYVQLLNQIYDPTSYFDRLEELYIRAGFKLGQARRAYWRKHPLAWTAAMARFSAMAAGVFLQLMVYVPDAALRREYRRRIGRFLRARPDPELLFVYVLKCAMHYHHYFMARKMAAEEMAVVNSF, from the coding sequence ATGGCCGATATCGTGCTGGTGAATCCGCGGTTCGAGATCTCGTACTGGGGGCTCGAGATGGCCTTGCCGCTGATGCGCAAGAAGGCCAATCTACCGACGGCGTGTTTGCCGCTGTTGGCGGCTTTAACGCCGGGCGAGCACACCATCACGCTGGTTGACGAGAACGTCGAAGACATCGACTTCGACCGGCTGGCCCGGGCCGACATCGTCGGCGTTACCGGTATGAGCGTGCAGCGAATGCGGATGCGCGAAATCTTGCGCGAGCTCAAAGCGCGGGACGTGTTCACCGCGGTCGGCGGCCCCTGGGTGACCGTGCAAGAAGATTATTTTGGCGACCTGGCCGACGTCATCTTCATTGGCGAGGCCGAAGAAACCTGGCCGAAGTTCCTGGCCGATTGGCAGCAAGGCCGGCACCAGGAGCGCTACGAGCAGCTCGAAAAGACCGACATGACTCGGGTGCCGACGCCGCGGTTCGACCTGCTCAAAAACGAGCACTACGCCTTTGGCAGCCTGCAATTCTCGCGCGGCTGCCCGTTCCAGTGTGAGTTTTGCGACATCATCGTCACGTTCGGCCGGCGGCCCCGGCTGAAAACGGCCCCACAAATCCGCCGCGAACTCGACGCCCTGCTGGCCCAAAAAATGGATCTGGCGCTGATTGTCGATGACAACCTGATCGGCAACAAGCAAGCCATCAAGCCGTTGCTCAAGGAAGTGGCTGACTGGCAGCGCGAACATGGCTTCCCGTTCAACTTCTTTACCGAAGCGTCGCTCGACTTGGCCGACGATGAAGAGTTGATGCAGGGAATGATCGAAGCCAACATCACGGCCGTGTTCATCGGCATCGAAAGCCCCAACGAAGCCTCGTTGCGCGAGACCAAGAAGTTTCAGAACGTGCGCCCCGGGCGAACCCTTGTCGAGCGCGTGCATGCGGTGCAAGACGCCGGCCTGGACGTCTGGTGCGGCATGATCATCGGCTTTGACCACGACGACGCCCAGGTATTCGAGCAGCAGCGCAAGTTCCTGGAAGAAAGCCGCATCATTCACGCCATGGTCGGCATGCTGGCGGCGATTCCGAAAACGCCTCTGCACAAGCGGCTGGCCGCCGAGGGGCGACTCGACGAAAGCGACCCGCCCGAGTACGGCACCAACATCGTGCCGGCCCAGATGACGCGGGCCGAGCTGCGCGACGGCTACGTCCAGTTGCTCAACCAGATTTACGACCCGACGTCGTACTTCGACCGGCTGGAGGAATTGTACATTCGGGCTGGCTTCAAGCTGGGCCAAGCGCGGCGCGCCTACTGGCGCAAGCATCCGCTGGCCTGGACGGCCGCCATGGCCCGGTTCTCGGCAATGGCGGCGGGAGTCTTTCTGCAGTTGATGGTCTACGTGCCCGATGCCGCGCTACGCCGCGAGTATCGCCGACGGATCGGGCGCTTTCTGCGGGCGCGACCCGACCCCGAGTTGCTGTTCGTGTACGTGCTGAAGTGCGCGATGCACTACCATCACTATTTCATGGCCCGCAAGATGGCGGCCGAAGAGATGGCTGTCGTGAATTCGTTCTGA
- a CDS encoding RNA-binding protein, whose protein sequence is MGKKLYVGNLSYNVTSSSLEELFAQYGEVRSAQVIQDRDTGRSKGFGFVEMADDNAAQEAINALNETEHDGRPLTVNEARPREDRPRGGGGGGYGGGGGGRGGYGRR, encoded by the coding sequence GTGGGTAAGAAGCTTTATGTCGGTAACTTGAGCTACAACGTGACGAGCTCGAGTCTGGAAGAATTGTTCGCCCAGTACGGCGAAGTCCGCAGCGCCCAGGTCATCCAAGACCGCGACACGGGCCGCAGCAAGGGTTTTGGCTTCGTGGAAATGGCCGACGACAACGCGGCCCAGGAAGCCATCAACGCTCTGAACGAGACCGAGCACGACGGCCGTCCGCTGACGGTGAACGAAGCTCGTCCTCGCGAAGATCGCCCGCGTGGCGGTGGCGGCGGTGGATACGGCGGCGGTGGCGGTGGTCGCGGCGGCTACGGTCGTCGCTAA